The Caretta caretta isolate rCarCar2 chromosome 5, rCarCar1.hap1, whole genome shotgun sequence genome contains a region encoding:
- the IER3IP1 gene encoding immediate early response 3-interacting protein 1, translating to MAFTLYALLQAALLVVNAIAVLHEERFLRNVGWGTDQGIGGFGEEPGIKAQLMNLIRSVRTVMRVPLIAVNSITIVLLLLFG from the exons atGGCCTTCACCCTGTACGCGCTGCTGCAGGCCGCGCTGCTTGTCGTCAACGCCATCGCCGTGCTGCACGAGGAGCGCTTCCTCCGCAACG TTGGCTGGGGAACAGATCAAGGGATTGGCGGATTCGGAGAAGAACCAGGAATTAAAGCACAGCTAATGAACCTTATTCGATCTGTGCGAACAGTCATGAGGG tgCCATTAATAGCCGTGAACTCGATTACAATTGTGTTGCTCTTGCTATTTGGTTGA